One segment of Bacteroides caecimuris DNA contains the following:
- a CDS encoding FtsL-like putative cell division protein, protein MEEEAVVNKKTEEGKKKNHTSMKSILGGDILATDFFRRQTKLLVLIMVFIIFYIHNRYASQQQQIEIDRLKKELIDIKYDALTRSSELMEKSRQSRIENYISSKESDLQTSTNPPYLIK, encoded by the coding sequence ATGGAAGAAGAAGCAGTAGTAAACAAGAAAACAGAAGAAGGCAAGAAGAAAAACCACACCTCGATGAAGAGCATTCTGGGTGGAGACATTCTAGCTACCGATTTTTTCCGTCGTCAAACGAAGTTGCTGGTACTTATCATGGTATTCATCATCTTCTACATTCACAATCGTTATGCCAGTCAACAGCAACAGATCGAGATAGACCGGTTGAAGAAAGAATTGATAGACATTAAATATGATGCACTGACGCGCAGCTCGGAACTGATGGAAAAGAGCCGCCAGTCACGCATTGAAAATTATATATCGAGTAAGGAAAGCGATTTGCAAACTTCCACCAATCCTCCTTACCTTATTAAATAA
- the rsmH gene encoding 16S rRNA (cytosine(1402)-N(4))-methyltransferase RsmH: MEKDELTYHVPVLLKESVDGMNIQPDGTYVDVTFGGAGHSREILSRLGEGGRLLGFDQDEDAERNIVDDPHFIFVRSNFRYLQNFLRYHDIEQVDAILADLGVSSHHFDDSERGFSFRFDGALDMRMNKRAGITAADIVNTYEEGRLANLFYLYGELKNSRKLASVIVKARSGQYIRTIGEFLEIIKPLFGREREKKELAKVFQALRIEVNQEMEALKEMLLAATEALKPGGRLVVITYHSLEDRMVKNIMKTGNVEGKTESDFFGNLQTPFRLVNNKVIVPDEAEIERNPRSRSAKLRIAEKK, encoded by the coding sequence ATGGAGAAAGATGAATTGACATATCATGTACCTGTATTGCTGAAAGAAAGCGTTGACGGGATGAATATCCAGCCGGACGGAACGTATGTAGACGTTACATTCGGAGGAGCGGGACATTCGCGCGAAATACTTTCACGGCTCGGAGAAGGCGGACGTCTGCTGGGATTCGACCAAGACGAGGACGCTGAACGGAACATTGTCGATGATCCTCACTTTATCTTCGTACGCAGCAACTTCCGTTATCTGCAAAATTTCCTGCGCTATCACGACATCGAGCAAGTGGATGCGATTCTAGCCGACCTCGGCGTCTCTTCCCATCATTTCGATGATAGCGAACGCGGCTTTTCTTTCCGTTTCGACGGAGCGCTGGATATGCGTATGAACAAGCGTGCCGGAATCACGGCAGCAGATATCGTAAATACTTATGAGGAAGGACGTCTTGCAAACCTCTTCTACCTGTACGGAGAGCTGAAGAACAGTCGTAAGCTGGCTTCTGTCATCGTTAAAGCCCGAAGCGGACAGTATATCCGGACCATCGGTGAGTTTCTGGAAATCATCAAACCGCTTTTCGGTCGTGAACGCGAAAAGAAAGAGCTGGCAAAAGTATTCCAGGCGCTGCGGATCGAAGTAAACCAAGAAATGGAAGCGCTGAAAGAGATGTTGCTGGCTGCTACGGAAGCACTAAAACCGGGCGGCAGACTGGTGGTAATCACTTACCATTCGTTGGAAGACCGCATGGTGAAAAACATCATGAAAACAGGCAACGTGGAAGGAAAAACAGAATCCGACTTCTTCGGAAATCTGCAAACGCCTTTCCGTCTTGTCAACAACAAGGTGATCGTTCCCGATGAAGCAGAAATAGAAAGAAATCCACGGTCGAGAAGCGCCAAGCTACGAATTGCAGAGAAGAAATAG
- the mraZ gene encoding division/cell wall cluster transcriptional repressor MraZ — MIRFLGNIEARADAKGRVFIPATFRKQLQAASEERLIMRKDVFQDCLTLYPESVWNEELNELRSRLNKWNSKHQLIFRQFVSDVEVVTPDSNGRILIPKRYMQICSIHGDIRFIGIDNKIEIWAKERAEQPFMSPEEFGAALEEIMNDDNKQDGER, encoded by the coding sequence ATGATACGTTTTCTAGGAAATATTGAAGCCAGGGCGGACGCCAAAGGAAGGGTGTTCATACCCGCAACCTTCAGGAAGCAACTACAAGCAGCTTCCGAAGAAAGGCTTATTATGCGTAAAGACGTATTTCAGGACTGTTTGACCCTGTACCCCGAGAGCGTGTGGAACGAGGAGTTGAACGAGCTTCGCAGCAGGCTGAACAAATGGAACAGTAAACACCAACTCATTTTCAGACAGTTTGTGAGCGATGTTGAAGTGGTAACACCGGACAGCAACGGACGTATATTAATCCCCAAACGATACATGCAGATTTGCAGCATCCATGGGGATATACGCTTTATCGGCATCGACAATAAGATAGAGATCTGGGCGAAAGAGCGGGCAGAACAACCATTCATGTCGCCTGAAGAGTTCGGTGCGGCATTAGAAGAAATTATGAACGATGACAATAAACAAGATGGAGAAAGATGA
- a CDS encoding RNA polymerase sigma factor, which translates to MKSLSFRKDLVGVQEELLRFAYKLTTDREEANDLLQETSLKALDNEDKYTPDTNFKGWMYTIMRNIFINNYRKVVRDQTFVDQTDNLYHLNLPQDGSYESTERAYDLKEMHRVVNKLPKEYRVPFAMHVSGFKYREIAEKLDLPLGTVKSRIFFTRQKLQEELKDFR; encoded by the coding sequence ATGAAAAGTTTAAGCTTCAGAAAAGATTTAGTAGGAGTACAAGAAGAATTACTGCGCTTCGCTTATAAACTGACAACCGACCGTGAAGAAGCAAACGATTTGTTGCAGGAGACATCATTAAAAGCATTAGATAATGAAGATAAATACACCCCTGATACAAATTTCAAAGGATGGATGTATACCATCATGCGCAATATATTCATCAACAACTACCGCAAGGTAGTCCGCGACCAGACATTCGTCGACCAGACGGATAATCTTTATCATCTGAATTTGCCACAGGACGGAAGTTATGAAAGTACAGAAAGAGCATACGACCTGAAAGAGATGCATCGTGTAGTCAACAAACTCCCCAAAGAATACAGAGTTCCGTTCGCCATGCACGTTTCAGGATTCAAATACCGTGAGATTGCGGAAAAACTGGATCTCCCGCTAGGCACAGTAAAGAGCCGTATTTTCTTCACACGCCAGAAATTACAGGAAGAACTGAAAGACTTCCGCTAG